The genomic stretch GCCTTAAATCCAGTTCTGCCTAAATTCATAGACTCTGTGGATGTCCATTATGTTAGGCAAAAAGTAAATCtttagccaggcaccggtggctcatgactgtaatcccagttactcaggaggcttgCTGTTCAAAaacagccccagacaaatagtttgtgagaccctagctcaaaaaaacccatcacagtaaatggctggtggagtagattcacagtaagagcacctgcctagcaagtgcaagaacctgagttcaagccccagtgccccCACCTCAAAAAAGTAAATCTCTCTCTCGagatccctccctccctcttttttcttcttcttgcttaaacCATTTCAGTCTGCCAGAAGTACTCCTGAAGTGCAAAAGCCACTGCTTCTTGGGTTCTTTCTAGCTCAGCAGGTAAAGCCTCTTTTACTAGGGCTGCTGCAATCTCACCAGTTGCTGCTTGATGCCAGCTACAGGTAGACTGTACTCACATTGGCTGTGGATGCCTCAACATCAGAGCATCTCCTCTAACAAGCCTTGCCCTGATAGACCCAGTCATGGCTCCTAAGTAGGCATGTAACTTATCCCCATGGCTGGAGGGATAGAATGCTTTAGACCATCTGCATTTGAGGAGGTGCTGGGGATTCACAGGTAAGCAAAAGCAGGTTGTTTTCTAATCCTGTGGACAACAGGTGAACGTGACATTAACCAAACCCAGTGATAAGATAAATCCAACTGAGATGTGTCTGGGAGAGAAACGTGGTTCTGGGGCAGCACAGGAAGGTAAGAAATGAAGCTGATCTAGATTGTTCAAGAGGGGGACGATGTGGCCAAGTGGGACTGGataatcaagaaaaaaaggtCTTGAGCTGTGGTCCAAAGATGAGCTGTGATTATACAGGTGCAGGGGCCGTCCCATTCTGGGGAAGAGCTTGTACAAGGGTTCTCCAGCAGACAGACACATGGCCAACCCAGAGAATGATGGAAGGCTTGGAGGTCTGGAGAAAAAGGAGTGCAGGAGTGGAGGCCCTGCCCATAATGGGGGATGGACAATGAACGGTGTGCTAGCCATGGCAAGGACAGCAATGCTTCTCCTGAGAAAAGAGGAAACACACAGAAGCTTTAAGACAGCTCGTGACATAATCTAGTGTGGGCTTGAAACAGAGTGCTGTGGTTGCTGTATTGGGAAGACAATTGAAGGAGACAAGAAGAGGAGCAGAGACCAGAAGGAAGCACCCTTCTGTGTCTAGGAAAAATGTAATGGTGGCTTGAGCTGAGGCACTGGAAATGGATTCAGAAGGTATTTTGGAGGCAAAACCAATTGGATTTGGTGATGATTTTGACACTGGAAGGGAAGAACAAGGAGGGATTCAAGACTCCGTGGTTTCTAGCATCTTAAATACCTTGGATGGATAGTGGGGCCATTAATAGGGTAAGACACACTAAAAAGGGCCAAATCTAAGGGAAAAGAACACAAATTCAGTAGGCATGCAAGACTGAGTCATCCACTTGGAGATGACAGTAGAGAGCTGGTCTAGAGCTCAGAGGAAGCCTCACTAGAGACACAAATTTAGGAGTCAATGGAAAACTGGACACTGGAGTACTGGGCAGAGTGAAACCACAAAAAGAGAAGATTAGATTGAGAAGAGGACCAGGTTCGGAGTCAGCTGTAAGGGGTCCCAATATTTAATAGTGTGGTAGGAGAGGATGGCCTTGCTGAAGAGTAGTGAGAAATAGCAACCACAGGAAACGAAGGGAGGTCAGGAGGGTGTGGTACAATACAAGCCAGGGAAGAGCACGTATTTAGAAGGAAGGGGTAGTCAATGGGCCCACACTTGGCTAAGAAGTCAACACAAACAACGGATTGTGCACTGACTGGTTCCTATGGAGTGAGTGACCTGGGCAGAAGCCAAGAGTGAATGGGTTGAAGAGTAAGATGGGAAATGCTGTCAacaattctttcaagaacttCAGCTTTGAAAGGGTCTTCCCCTTTCAGGAAAGAGCTACAAGAAtatatggacaaaaaaaaaagttgaagtttTTGTGGGAGAGACAAAAGCAAGTAAAGATCAATGTCTCAGTCTATCTTTTACCAAGGTCATCTTTTGAGGTCACAATTTATCCATTCAATGAGGTAGAGAGAATCCACTAAGAGGCTTAAACTTTTGAAAATAGTTCTTTTGATCGATGGTTATGTAGAATACAGAGAATTTATTCTAGATATCCCCTGGGACATGGCATGCTCCCCCGCAATCCAATAATTTCAAGAGCtgtgcaatatttttaaaaattcggTTACAATATGTCTCCTAGAGCAGACAAAGAAAATAGgggaaacaaaacatttttcttgaATGGATGGTGAAAACCATCAACAGAATAAAATTGCCAGGGaggctttgaagaaagaaaataaaatgaaagttggTGATTACAAGAATCAAGTGCCAATCTGGCTTAAGGAAGCAATAAAGGTGACTGGAAGCAGAAAGGATGCTCAGTGATGGGCCACAAGTGCCAATCCAGAGCTTGCCAGAGCCCTTAGGAATTCTGGGGGCTGGGGTGGGAGAAGCCTGGAGGTTGGACATGGACTGCATGTAACATATTTTTCGTAAGTGTTCATTTCATGCACTTTCAGAAAGGATGTCGTCCTAACATCCATGGGAAAGGGATATACATTACAAATTCTTTTTatctcattatttatttttaattaactattaagaattgtacatatttattacatataataCATGTTTTGATAGATATGTACACCACagaatggctaaatcaagctaCCTAATGCAATCATTAGCAATTCTTTTAGACATGGAGTACAGAACTGCCACCATGTTTTTTAACAAGTTTGTCAGGGTctattcacataccataaaagtGACCTATTTTAAGGGCACAGGTGAGTGATTCTTAGTAAATTTACTGAGCTGTACAGCATCATAACACTCTTTATAACATCATCACCCCAGAAAGATACCTATGCTATTTCATAGTCAATTCTCTTTGCCTGCTCCCATGGTAAGCCTTTTTGACTCCATGGCTTTCTTCtgtatatttcatataagtaaTAACATAATATGCCTCCTcataggcttcttaaaaagctggacatcgatctaccatttgatccagcaataccactcttggggatatacccaaaagacagtgacacaggttactccagaggcacctgcacacccatgtttattgcggcactattcacaatagccaagttatggaaacagccaagatgccccaccactgacaaatggattaagaaaatgtggtatctatacacaatggaattttatgcagccatgaagaagaacgaaatgttatcattcactggtaaatggatggaattggagaacatcattctgagtgaggttagcctggctcaaaagaccaaaaatcgtatgttctccctcatatgtggacattagatcaagggcaaacacaacaaggggaatggactatgagcacatgataaaagcgagagcacacaagggaggggtgaggataggtaagacacctaaaaaactagctagcatttgttgcccttaatgcagagaaactaaagcagataccttaaagcaactgaggccaacaggaaaaggggaccaggaactagagaaaaggttagattaaaaagaattaacctagaaggtaacacccacgcacaggaaatcaatgtgagtcaatgccctgtatagctatccttatctcaaccagcaaaaccccttgttccttcctattattgcttatactctctctacaacaaaattagagataagggcaaaatagtttctgctgggtattgagggggggagcgggagggggtggagtgggtggtaagggagggggtgggggcaggggggagaaataaaccaagccttgtatgcacatatgaataataaaagaaaaatgaaaaaaaaaaaaaacaagataaaagcgagagcacacaagggaggggtgaggataggtaagacacctaaaaaattagttagcatttgttgcccttaatgcagagaaactaaagcaggtaccttaaaagcaactgaggccaataggaaaaggggaccaggaactagagaaaaggtgagatcaaaaagaattaacctagaaggtaacacatgcacaggaaattaatgtgagtcaactccctgtttggctatccttatctcaaccagcaaaaacccttgttccttcctattactgcttatactctctcttcaacaaaattagagataagggcaaaatagtttctgctgggtattgagggggagggggagagggagggggcggagtgggtggtaagggagggggtggggacagtggggagaaatgacccaagccttgtatgcacatatgaataataataaaaaaatatgctTCCTCatgtctgatttctttcacttacaCAAAGGTTTGGCAGTTCACACATATTGGACATGcaacagtacttcattccttttcattgccGAAGAGTAATTCATTGCATAGGTACAAATTCCATCTGTCCAGGCATTATTTGCTGGACACTGGCTTGTGTGCTCTTTTGGCAACTATGAGTCACATTGCTATGGATGTTCACATTCAAGGCTTTGTGCaaacatgctttcttttttctatggtaGATACTTAGGAGAGGAATTGCTAGGCCATATGGCAAGAGTATGTTTAGCTTTTAAGGAAACTGCCAAGCTGTTTTCCAAGGTGGCAGTACTGCCATATCATTTTGAGACTGAGTATTGTGTCCTGTGTAAGAAGTATTGTGCCAAGTGCTGTCATATAAACATCAATGACTCACTTCCTGTGCACACACAGCTTATCGTCTAACAActgagaaaactacagaccaatgaTGTCACTTCTTTTTTAACTAAGGAATGGGCTCAATCAGAGCTTTACATATTTACGACGTCTAGAGTGAAAATAGAGGTGGCTAAAGGCTCCTTCCTTTAAAGCATATATTGGTTATGTGTGGTTAGGTATGatggctcaagctgtaatcctagctgtttgggaggcagagatcaggaggactgcatttCAAGGTTAGcctagcaaaaagttcatgagaccctatctaaaccaATAACTGGGCTCACTGGTGTACCTGTAATCCCCAGCCACTAGGAGATGCCACTCACAGTCCAGGCTTGCTTAActataaagtgagatcctatctcaaaaacaaccaatgcaaaaagggctgacagagtggttcaagtggtagggcacctgcttaccCAGCACgagtctctgagttcaacactcagtactgaagaaaaaaaaaaaagtatgtattgaGCACACGATGTGTTTCTGACAGAAATAAGAGACAGTCTTATTTCAGAGGTTGAATCCAAGTGCATGTAACATTAGGAAAATTTAAACAAATCAAGAGTTATTTTTTCTCACATAACTAGAAATCTGCAGGCAAACCCTTCAGGGTGTGACCACCTCTTCATAAAGTCATCAGGGATTAAAACTCTTCTAGATTGGGCttcacatttatatatttaagtcTTGATTTCAGACTTAAAACAGTTGGTCTAGAGCTCCAGCTCTCACATCATCATTCCgtgcagagaaaaggaaatagcaaGCACAGATGAGTCTGTGTTAGCGACAGCAGCCTAGGCAGGACCAAGGAAATGCCCAGGCTACCAGATTCCACACCCTGGGCCAATGACTCAGATAATGGCCCTATATCCTTATAGAACCCACTCGCCCTATCACGGTTAAACCAGGAAAGGCAAAGAGgatcaaatgcacaggctcagcCTTTCTACATGCAGGCAGCCTCTACACAGTGGCCAAACCATGGGGGAGGGCCACAAGGGGAGGGCCTTGATTTTGCACCACATACTAACCCCACCCTATTAGCTAAAACCCCAAGCCCCTAGAGCTTCCACAAGTCAGTCCCTTCCCAAACTGCACACCTCACATCTTGAGGTATAATTCCTCTTTCCCAATAAATCACTCCTTGTTATCTTCCAACTAACTCTTTGTGATTCTTTTGCTGCATGGGGCAGTGCCTTAATCTTAGACATTGTGTCCAAGAACCAAGGAACACATGGGACACCACAACCACAGGTAACCTTGGAGCCAGGGAAGACTGCTTGTTGGGTTGAGTTAGTTGCCTCCCTGAAAGTCCCTCTAAGACTCAGTTTACATCCACTGGCCAGTGTTGGACCTTGTGGCCACTTGTCTGCACAGGAGCCGGTCCAGGGGTACTGCAGCTGGACATGCTTCTGCCTCAACAAAATGGGATACATCAGCAAGGAAAAGGGGGTAACGGGTCCTGGTTGTCTTCCTGGAGAAAATAATGGAGCAAAGGAAAGAGCATACCAAAGAAGCCTgggatggagaggatgaattcaactatgatacattgtaagaaattttgtaaatgtcacaatgtacccccagtgcaacaataaaattaaataagtaaataaataagaagccTGGCCCACGGTAGGTCCCTGTAGACCATAGCTCAAACCTTCTTTCCCCAAGGCTGAAGCCAACAGTGACTTAGAAGCAGGCATGAAGGAAAAGAACGAACAAgatgagggagggggaaaggcaGGGATACGACGGTTATCAAGGTTGTCGCTGAAAGCAGTGGAGTTCAGTGTCGGGGTCTACCTGACAGGCACAAGGCTATGGAAGGCACCTGCTTCTGGCCTTCATTAGAGGATGGAGTGCCCTGGGGTACTCAGCACTCACTCCCACCTCACCtgtgaactctctctctctctctctctctctctctctctctctctcacacacacacacacacacacacacacacacacacacacacacacactcagcagAGAAGACCCTGGAGCTGATGGAGCCCTGAAAATGGGACCTTGGCAGTGAGAGTTGAGTCTGAGCTCACAGGGAGCTGTCCAGCAAGCGACTGCTGAAAGAAGGGAGTCCAGGCACCTATCCCTCAGGAGAAGCTTAGATCAATGACAAAACCTAGGCATGTGTTCTAATATAACCACTGGCCAAGGCCACCCTTTCTTAGTGACCTGTCACTTTTAGTAATGCAATAGCCTTCATGTGACTtttaaatagctttattgagataacATCAATACTTTTTACCATAAAATTTGCCTGCTTAAAGTGTACAATTGAATGGTTTTTAGTGTGTTTTGGTATTTCCCTAACGGCTAttagtgttgagtattttcatgTGCTCTTTGGACATTGGATATTTCCTTTGGTGTTGTGCTTACTCAGATCCTCTGCTGCTGTGTTTGTAATGTgcagatatatacatacacataaacatgttccttttggtactagggattgaacccagggcctcgtgcaccCCTTGCCTCTTGCACTGTTTtggttgtttatattttgttttgttttattttttgagataggatctcactaactttgcccaggctggccttgaatttattcTTGAATAAATTCTTGAattctcctgcctccgcctcccaggtagctaggattacaggcatgtaccaccatgcttggcctcaAAATGTTTTGTAACTGACACATAATAGCTTGACGTATTTATGGGGCACAGTGTGGTATTTTGATATATAAACACAAATgggtaatgatcagatcaggatgctttgccattttaaaattattcagttGTAAATGTTTTCTACACATTCCAAATACAAGCTGTTTCTCAGGTCTGTgcaattattttctctcattctttgggTTGTCTTCTTACTTCCTTGGtggtatcttttaaaaaacaaaattttcaacATTAAAGTTGAAAATATGAAGTCCAATTCATATATTTTCCCTTGTTGCCATGTGTTTGAAAGGCAGGAAGGAATACTGAGCCTGTTGGCTTGGCAGTGGGAAGCTGGCAGTGAAAGGGGGAGGGAGTAAACTGGTGTATGAAATTTGAGGAAAGCTATAAAAACAGTTGACATTTAAGCTGGCTGTTAAAGGATAAGAGGAATATACCAGACACAAAATTGAAGAGCTATTCAGTACAGAGAACATCTGGATGAATTTTCTCCTAATCCACTGTAAACCTTGTTACAGTTTGTTATAACAGATTCAAAACAGGAACTCCCACATATGCCAACACCATATGGTAAACTCTGACAGAGACTGTCACATCTtgcaattattaaaataaagccAATTTTTTAACAGAAGATTCAATTAAAAAGTAGGGCTGCATCTGGGCGGCTTCCCCTGGAAAGCAGGGAGCAGTGTTCAGAGAAGACCAAAGTGGCCCCCATTAGCAGTGGTGACATTTCTGGGGACACAGGTTGGAAGTGTCAAGTCCATCTGCTCTCTCTAAAGGATGCACATGCCACAGGATGGAAGCCAGGAAAGATGCTCTGTGCCCAGCCTAGACCAAGTAGCGAAAGACCTCAGAGATAGTCAGTGGACCCTGCCTTCCAACCTAGACTTGTAGATGGCGTTAGTGCCCTGGAGATCACAGGCCTGGGCAGGGTAAGTGCACCTGTGTATGTGACCCTGGGGGTGAGGAGAAATTCCAAAGGATTAAGATTGTTTTCCCACAGCCTGGAAGAACAGGGACTTAGTGCCAAAAATTACATTGTGCTGTTGAGAATAAGCCAAAGTGGTATTTCTCATACTCCTTAGTTGATAGCCTGAGATTCACACTCGTGTGCATTTTGATTTTAGCAGAAGCAGGCAACTAGTAAAACTTCTTACAAACATTAGGAATGCTTAAGAGCACTTCCAGCATTTTTCCTGGGTTTGCGATCTTTTTAATTCCTATCAATCTAACTGGGAGAATGGTGCTCAACTCTCactctgatttgcatttctctggctGCCCATCTTTTCCTATGTTTATTagcaatttgcatttccttttcagtGAATTACTATTCATACTCTTTGCCCAAGTTTCTGAAAGGCAGTCcatctttttcttattaatgtgAAAGAATTCTTTTTATATAGAGAAAGTAACCTCTGCCTCTAGCGAATGTTTCTGGCCCATTTGTCTTTTGACTTTATTTGTAGTACTTTTCCTTGCTAAATATTGGGTCGCCCATCTTAAGAAGATCCCCACCTCAAGGCTTTATAAGAAttctaaattttcttcaatttgCATAGGCATTATCTTCTAattcacacacacagagttagATGATAGAAGGATAATTACTCCatctggagtgtgtgtgtgtgtgtgtgtgaacaaagGATCTCAGTGTTTTATGAATTCATTGCACAAATCAGATCTAACATGACCAAGGATTGAGCCCCACTTCCAAGTACAACACCACATTAGTAGAGCAGCtgttaaattcttttgttttccagACTAAGCTATCACATCTTCCCCATTAAGAAGGAAGTAGGGCTGCTCCCCAGTGACTCCCTCTTCTGCACTTCCATGTCTAGCCATCTTGGATCCTGGATTCTTCCTCCTGAAGATCTCTATCCTCTCATCTGTCCTCTTCTCTGCATCCATGGTCACCACCATCTCACACTGGGTCTTTCCAGCTTCCTCCACTCTGGACTCCCTGGCTCCAGGCTCTCCATCCAGCAACCAGGACTTTCTAAAATGCAGGCCCCATCTCCTTCACACCCTCCCCAACCATGCCAGCCCCACTGTCTCCAGGTACAGTCCAAACTCCCACAGAGGGCTGATTCTGTCCTCCAGGATCCTGGCACCTCTCCCCTTTTGGTAAAACTTTTACAGTCTCATTTCTGAAACTGTGTCTCCCAGTTCCATACTCTGGCCAGAGCAAAGCACCTTCAGTGCTTCAAAGACCCCAAGCCAAGCTTCCTTTTCAGTAGAGTGCAACCCCGGCTGTGCCCAGCTCACCTGCTAGAAACTGAGCACACACTTGTCCAGCAACTCCTCCTGTGGAACACTGATTTTGTAGGTCAGGTGAGGAAGTACTGCACCAACATTCCACAGATGGTTCCCACAGCCAGGGGGCTTGAGAGGACCGGCTCCAGTTTTGAAAGAAGTTCCACTGTGGGTAAAATGCTATCAAACAGCACTGCGTACAGCATAGAAGACTTTGGTTAATAGAAGGCCCCATTGATACAGCAAACTTCATTGGTGTCAGAGTATAAGAAGTTGCACCAAAACAGAGGccagtggctcacctgtaatcccagctacttgggagatcgggagaatcgaggttcaagaccagctcaagagacccccccatctccaaaataaccagagcaaaatggactggaggtatggctcaagctgtagaatacctgttttacaagcacaaagtcctgagttcaaactctagtcacacacacacacacacacacacacacacacacacaaagttgcCCTGTTCACCAAGCCTTCAGCAACACCACCCTGATCAGTCATCAGCCAACAACTTTGGGTCACCATCAAAAAAATGACCAACCTGTGAAGGCTTAGGTGATTATTAGAAACTTTAgcaataaactattttaaaatccaGGCCTGTACATTGCTTTTCAGACACGATATTACACATTTAGTGCGCTACAGTAATAGTGTGAACATGATTTTTATatgcactgaaaaataaacaaaaattcatgTGACTCACTTGATTGTAGTATTTGCCTTATTGTGGTGGTCTTGAACCAAACCTGCCATATCTCCAAGGTATGCCCTTCATTACCTGATTTCTCTTCTTCCACCTTGGGTCTCTGAGTTCAAGGACGGCAGGGACTGCAGCTCTCTTGCTAGCCACTGTATGCCTGAACCCAGTAGAGACTTGTTGCGTGGCAAgcgcttattattattattttttttaatgatcaaaCCAGCGAACAGGACTAAGGACACCTACAGCAGTTTCCTTGATAGGAACTGCTCCGCCACCACTGCAGGTGAGCAGTCTGGCCTGCAGAGGGCGCCGGTCTGCTGCTGAATCTGCCTGCAAAGCGGGGAGCCGGGACCTGCTGTCAGTCAGACAGGTGCCTGATGCTCAGTGGTCATTTGGCAGCAGCGGAGATTAAGTGGGAGTTGTTTGCCCCCCGACAATGCATAAAACCCGAGCAAATCTCCCCTCACTTCTAGCGACAAGTACCACATCCCCTGCCTTGCTATGAATAAACAGAGTCGTAACTGTAGCAACCAGAGAAAGATTTCCTGTTCCCAGGTTGGGATGTGAGACCGAGAGAGCAGGGtctgagagagaagaagaagacagCTGATCAAAGTATCTACTAACTGCAGCTCCTACGTCTACACGTtgctaactctctctctctctgtctcctgtctctctctccctgtgtctgtctctctgtctctatctctctgtctctgtctctctctctctgtctctctctctctccccacccctctctctctttctccctctctccctcttgttCTGGGGAAGAACAAAATCTAAGTGTAAACTGgacaagaatccagaagaagcaTCTCAAGGGAGATTTTGCCTTTCCCGTGAGCAGAAGTAGTGTCCTCCAGACTCTGCAGGAGCCCAGCTTGGATCGGCTGGTCTGGGAGCCATGAATGCTTCGTGCTGTCTGCTCTTTGTTCACCCAACGCTGCCTAACAGCTCAGAGCACCTCTCAGCCCCATCCTTCAGCAACAAGACCAGCAGCAGGTTCTGTGAGCAGGTCTTCATCAAGCCGGAGGTCTTCCTGGCTCTGGGCATCATCAGCCTGCTGGAAAACATCCTGGTCATCCTGGCCGTGGTCAGGAATGGCAACCTGCactcccccatgtacttcttcctctgcaGCCTGGCGGTGGCCGACATGTTGGTGAGTGTGTCCAACGCCCTGGAGACCATCACAATCGCCATCGTCAACAGCAACTACCTGACCTTCGAGGACCAGTTCATCCAATACATGGACAACATCTTCGACTCCATGATCTGCATCTCCCTGGTGGCCTCCATCTGCAACCTGTTGGCCATCGCCATTGACAGGTATGTCACCATCTTCTACGCGCTACGTTACCATAGCATCATGACCGTGAGGAAGGCCCTCACCTTGATCGTGGGCATCTGGGTCTGCTGCGGCGTCTGCGGCGTGGTGTTCATCGTCTACTCAGAGAGTAAGATGGTCATCGTGTGCCTCATCACCATGTTCTTCGCCATGATGCTCCTTATGGGTACCCTCTATGTGCACATGTTCCTCTTCGCCCGGCTGCACGTCAAGCGCATCGCAGCACTGCCCGCTGCCGATGGGGCAGCCCCGCAGCAGCACTCCTGCATGAAGGGAGCCGTCACCATCACCATCCTGCTGGGGGTTTTCATCTTCTGCTGGGCCCCCTTCTTCCTCCACCTGGTCCTCATCATCACCTGTCCCGCCAACCCCTACTGCATCTGCTACACGGCCCACTTCAACACCTACCTGGTTCTTATCATGTGCAACTCTGTCATCGACCCCCTCATCTATGCCTTCCGCAGCCTGGAACTACGCAACACCTTTAAGGAGATTCTTTGTGGCTGCAATGGAGTGAACTTGGGCTAGGACACCGAGCCATGGAAATGGTCCATCACCCAGTCACTTTGGGCACCCCTTTCCAAGATgtttagaaagagaaagaaatgcccagaagatataaaaatgtgtTAGCAGCCATGATTGTTCTGGTCTTTGTCTTTAAACCTACAACCCCCTCtaaaaggggaagaagggagTGTGGTACAGAGCAGACTCTCTCCAGTGTGGGTAAGTCAGTCTCTGACCTCCAACACAGACACTGGAGAAACCAGCAAAGGCTGCTCCAGGTGCTGTCTGTGTTCATTCTCAGTGTCCAGGGCTTGT from Castor canadensis chromosome 5, mCasCan1.hap1v2, whole genome shotgun sequence encodes the following:
- the Mc3r gene encoding melanocortin receptor 3; its protein translation is MNASCCLLFVHPTLPNSSEHLSAPSFSNKTSSRFCEQVFIKPEVFLALGIISLLENILVILAVVRNGNLHSPMYFFLCSLAVADMLVSVSNALETITIAIVNSNYLTFEDQFIQYMDNIFDSMICISLVASICNLLAIAIDRYVTIFYALRYHSIMTVRKALTLIVGIWVCCGVCGVVFIVYSESKMVIVCLITMFFAMMLLMGTLYVHMFLFARLHVKRIAALPAADGAAPQQHSCMKGAVTITILLGVFIFCWAPFFLHLVLIITCPANPYCICYTAHFNTYLVLIMCNSVIDPLIYAFRSLELRNTFKEILCGCNGVNLG